A single window of Pyxicephalus adspersus chromosome 10, UCB_Pads_2.0, whole genome shotgun sequence DNA harbors:
- the MRPL17 gene encoding large ribosomal subunit protein bL17m, with product MRLFPVLLVAHGRVARRMGLGPRSRLDMLRNLLTALVRHERIETTWARADELRFYAEKIIEYGKRGDTNEKAMKIADFWLTEKDLIHKLFKVLVPRFSLNSGSYTNMYHIPNRENLDRAKMAVIEYKGNPFPPLPVQKKDNDKTLINQLLLGYRLENGLQRSPTSA from the exons ATGAGGTTGTTCCCGGTACTCCTAGTAGCTCATGGCCGGGTGGCTCGGCGGATGGGGTTGGGGCCCCGCTCCCGCCTTGATATGCTGCGAAATCTCCTCACAGCTCTAGTCAGACATGAGAGAATCGAGACCACGTGGGCCCGGGCAGATGAACTGAGATTTTATGCTGAGAAG ATTATTGAATATGGAAAACGTGGAGACACTAATGAGAAAGCAATGAAGATAGCAGACTTCTGGTTGACA gaaAAAGATCTCATTCATAAACTCTTCAAGGTTTTGGTTCCTCGCTTCAGCCTGAACAGTGGCAGTTACACTAATATGTACCACATCCCAAACCGAGAAAACCTGGACCGTGCAAAAATGGCTGTAATAGAATACAAGGGAAATCCATTTCCACCTTTACCTGTTCAAAAGAAGGACAATGACAAAACTCTAATTAACCAGCTTTTGTTGGGATACCGCCTAGAGAATGGCCTACAGAGGTCACCAACGTCAGCCTGA